In one window of Lynx canadensis isolate LIC74 chromosome A3, mLynCan4.pri.v2, whole genome shotgun sequence DNA:
- the STON1 gene encoding stonin-1 isoform X2 — protein sequence MCSTNPGNWVTFDDDPAFQSSQKSKNLPLENQGICRPNGLKLNLSGAKEFPSGSSSASNTPLSSPIIDFYFSPGPPSNSPLSTPTKDFPGIPGIPKAGTHMLYPIPESSSNSPLTISGAGSSLLPSKPACLSHASLPSDHSCTHPAPKVGLLEEVSPPQAESLGLQSDTPQFQYFREDCAFSSPFWKDEGSASQFIFDPPGSRKAYPPRDKEMPIDQKSLNQCSLNYICEKLEHLQSAENQDSYGNLSMQSLYGEDTASSFVPPMLFRSQPKPGWSFMLRIPEKKNMMSSRQWGPIFLKVLPGGILQMYYEKGLEKPFKELQLDPHCRLSEPKVENCSVAGKIHTVKIEHVSYTEKRKYHSKTEVVHEPDIEQMLKLGSTEYHDFLDFLTTVEEELTKLPAGSKPKKNYEEQEISLEIVDNFWGKITKEEGKLVESAVITQIYCLSFVNGNTECFLTLNDLELQKRNDRYFEKDPEKKGIDILDYHFHKCVKAQEFGQSRIIKFVPLDACRFELMRFKTLYNGEDLPFSLKSVVVVQGAYVELQAFVNMAPLAQRSSSASSLRSCDNIMIHFPVPSQWIKALWTMNLQRQKSLKAKMNRRACLGSLHEPESEPVIQVTVGSAKYESAYRAVVWKIDRLPDKNSS from the coding sequence ATGTGTTCCACAAACCCAGGCAACTGGGTCACATTTGATGATGACCCTGCTTTTCAGTCTTCTCAAAAGTCAAAGAATTTACCTCTGGAGAATCAAGGCATTTGTAGGCCAAATGGACTTAAGCTGAACCTCTCTGGTGCTAAGGAGTTTCCCAGTGGATCTTCCTCTGCCAGCAAtacccccctctcctctcccatcaTAGACTTTTACTTTAGTCCAGGACCTCCAAGTAACTCTCCTCTTTCTACACCTACGAAGGACTTCCCAGGTATTCCTGGCATCCCCAAAGCAGGGACTCATATGCTTTATCCTATCCCAGAATCATCCTCAAACAGTCCACTTACAATATCAGGAGCAGGCTCTTCCTTATTGCCTAGCAAACCAGCTTGTTTATCCCATGCTTCCTTACCCAGTGACCACTCATGTACACATCCAGCTCCCAAAGTGGGTCTTCTGGAAGAAGTTAGCCCTCCCCAGGCTGAAAGCCTAGGGCTTCAAAGTGATACTCCCCAGTTTCAGTATTTTCGGGAGGACTGTGCTTTTTCAAGTCCATTTTGGAAAGATGAAGGCAGTGCTTCCCAGTTCATCTTTGACCCTCCAGGAAGCAGAAAGGCTTACCCACCAAGAGACAAAGAGATGCCTATCGATCAAAAAAGCTTAAATCAGTGTTCACTCAACTATATCTGTGAGAAGCTTGAACATCTTCAATCAGCTGAGAACCAAGACTCATATGGAAATTTGTCTATGCAGTCTCTGTATGGTGAAGACACTGCCTCTTCCTTTGTCCCCCCCATGCTCTTCAGGAGTCAGCCAAAACCCGGATGGTCTTTTATGTTGAGAATTCCCGAGAAGAAGAACATGATGTCTTCCCGTCAGTGGGGACCAATTTTTCTAAAAGTCTTACCTGGAGGAATTTTGCAAATGTATTATGAGAAGGGGTTAGAAAAACCATTTAAGGAGTTACAGCTCGATCCACATTGCAGGCTTTCTGAACCAAAAGTTGAGAACTGTAGTGTGGCAGGAAAAATCCATACTGTGAAGATTGAACATGTGTCTtacacagaaaaaaggaaataccatTCTAAGACAGAAGTAGTTCATGAACCAGACATCGAACAGATGCTGAAGTTGGGGTCCACAGAGTACCACGATTTCCTTGACTTCCTGACTACTGTGGAGGAGGAGCTGACAAAGCTGCCAGCTGgttcaaaaccaaaaaagaactaTGAGGAACAAGAAATTTCCCTAGAAATTGTGGACAACTTTTGGGGCAAAATCacgaaagaagaaggaaaattggTTGAAAGTGCTGTCATAACTCAGATCTATTGCCTCTCTTTTGTAAATGGGAACACAGAATGCTTTTTAACCTTGAATGACCTCGAGCTGCAGAAGCGAAACGATCGCTACTTTGAAAAAGACCCAGAAAAGAAGGGGATTGATATTCTTGACTATCATTTTCATAAGTGTGTGAAAGCACAAGAATTCGGGCAATCAAGAATCATTAAGTTTGTACCGCTGGACGCCTGCCGGTTTGAACTGATGCGTTTTAAGACTTTGTATAACGGGGAGGATCTTCCCTTTTCCCTGAAGTCTGTAGTGGTTGTCCAGGGGGCATATGTGGAGCTTCAGGCCTTTGTCAACATGGCCCCATTGGCTCAGAGATCTTCCTCTGCCAGTTCCTTGAGGTCCTGTGACAACATAATGATACACTTTCCTGTCCCATCACAGTGGATCAAGGCCCTCTGGACCATGAACCTCCAGAGGCAGAAGTCCCTGAAAGCCAAAATGAACCGCCGGGCATGTCTAGGGAGTTTACATGAACCTGAATCAGAACCTGTTATACAGGTCACTGTGGGGTCAGCAAAATATGAGAGTGCCTACCGGGCCGTGGTATGGAAGATAGACCGGCTTCCTGATAAAAATTCAA